The Orcinus orca chromosome 16, mOrcOrc1.1, whole genome shotgun sequence genome includes a window with the following:
- the STX16 gene encoding syntaxin-16 isoform X4 — protein MALVSGISLDPEAAIGVTKRLPPKWVDGVDEIQYDVGRIKQKMKELASLHDQHLNRPTLDDSLEQEHAIEITTQEITQLFHRCQRAVQALPSQARRACSEQEERLLRNVVGSLAQTLQELSARFRRAQSGYLKRLKNREERSQHFFDTSVPLMDDGDDNTLYDRGFTDDQLALVGQSTLMVDAREREVGRIVQSICDLNEIFRDLGAMIAEQGTVLDRIDYNVEQSCIKTEDGLKQLHKAEQYQKKNRKMLVILILFVIIIVLIVVLVGVKSH, from the exons ATGGCTCTGGTGTCGGGCATTAGCTTAGACCCAGAAGCAGCAATTGGCGTGACAAAGCGGTTACCTCCTAAATGGGTGGATGGAGTGGATGAA ATACAGTACGATGTTGGCCGGATtaaacagaagatgaaggagttAGCCAGCCTTCATGACCAGCACTTAAACAGACCCACCCTGGATGACAGCCTCGAGCAGGAGCATGCCATCGAAATAACCACCCAAGAGATCACGCAG CTCTTCCACAGGTGCCAGCGTGCAGTGCAGGCACTGCCCAGCCAGGCCCGCAGGGCCTGCTCGGAGCAGGAAGAGCGGCTGCTTCGCAACGTGGTGGGCTCCCTGGCGCAGACTCTGCAGGAGCTGTCCGCCCGCTTCCGGCGCGCGCAGTCGGGCTACCTCAAGC GCCTGAAGAATCGAGAGGAAAGATCCCAGCATTTTTTTGATACATCAGTACCACTGATGGACGATGGAGACGATAATACTCTTTATGATCGG GGTTTCACAGATGACCAGTTGGCGCTGGTGGGGCAGAGCACGCTGATGGTGGACGCGCGGGAGCGGGAGGTTGGCCGCATCGTGCAGTCTATTTGCGACCTAAACGAGATATTTAGGGACCTAGGGGCCATGATTGCAGAACAG GGTACCGTCCTTGATAGAATCGACTATAATGTTGAACAGTCCTGTATCAAAACTGAAGATGGCTTGAAACAGCTTCACAAG GCAGAGCAGTATCAAAAGAAGAATCGGAAGATGCTTgtgattttaatattatttgtcaTCATCATTGTCCTCATTGTTGTCCTCGTCGGCGTGAAGTCGCACTGA
- the STX16 gene encoding syntaxin-16 isoform X2 produces MATRRLTDAFLLLRNNSIQNRQLLAEQLADDRMALVSGISLDPEAAIGVTKRLPPKWVDGVDEIQYDVGRIKQKMKELASLHDQHLNRPTLDDSLEQEHAIEITTQEITQLFHRCQRAVQALPSQARRACSEQEERLLRNVVGSLAQTLQELSARFRRAQSGYLKRLKNREERSQHFFDTSVPLMDDGDDNTLYDRGFTDDQLALVGQSTLMVDAREREVGRIVQSICDLNEIFRDLGAMIAEQGTVLDRIDYNVEQSCIKTEDGLKQLHKAEQYQKKNRKMLVILILFVIIIVLIVVLVGVKSH; encoded by the exons CTTGCTGATGATCGCATGGCTCTGGTGTCGGGCATTAGCTTAGACCCAGAAGCAGCAATTGGCGTGACAAAGCGGTTACCTCCTAAATGGGTGGATGGAGTGGATGAA ATACAGTACGATGTTGGCCGGATtaaacagaagatgaaggagttAGCCAGCCTTCATGACCAGCACTTAAACAGACCCACCCTGGATGACAGCCTCGAGCAGGAGCATGCCATCGAAATAACCACCCAAGAGATCACGCAG CTCTTCCACAGGTGCCAGCGTGCAGTGCAGGCACTGCCCAGCCAGGCCCGCAGGGCCTGCTCGGAGCAGGAAGAGCGGCTGCTTCGCAACGTGGTGGGCTCCCTGGCGCAGACTCTGCAGGAGCTGTCCGCCCGCTTCCGGCGCGCGCAGTCGGGCTACCTCAAGC GCCTGAAGAATCGAGAGGAAAGATCCCAGCATTTTTTTGATACATCAGTACCACTGATGGACGATGGAGACGATAATACTCTTTATGATCGG GGTTTCACAGATGACCAGTTGGCGCTGGTGGGGCAGAGCACGCTGATGGTGGACGCGCGGGAGCGGGAGGTTGGCCGCATCGTGCAGTCTATTTGCGACCTAAACGAGATATTTAGGGACCTAGGGGCCATGATTGCAGAACAG GGTACCGTCCTTGATAGAATCGACTATAATGTTGAACAGTCCTGTATCAAAACTGAAGATGGCTTGAAACAGCTTCACAAG GCAGAGCAGTATCAAAAGAAGAATCGGAAGATGCTTgtgattttaatattatttgtcaTCATCATTGTCCTCATTGTTGTCCTCGTCGGCGTGAAGTCGCACTGA